Below is a window of Leptospira saintgironsiae DNA.
TTTCTGGATTCGGATGGCTCATCATAGGAACGTGAGCGATCATTTCATGATACGCGAACTCGTCCGCCTCGGTCATCATGACCACTCCGTCAAGAGTGAACATTCTGCCGAAACTTTGAGATTCGAATACGTCTATTTTTTGGAAAGGAGTCTTACGAGAATGTAAGAACTCCTTCACTCTAATCTTGAGAGCCCTTCCGTTAGGTAACTCGAGGGTCTCGTCCAGCCAAAGTTCCAATATGACCTCTTAGAAGCGGTTTGTTACTGTAAGACGCATTGCAGCGCCTTTGAAAAATTTGCGAGTAAACTCAGCCGCAACTTTAGGATCGTACCCTTTACAAGAGAAGATATCGATATAAGAAGTATTGGTATCGTTTGCGAAGTGAGCAGAAATACAAGAAGTCTCGATCAACTGCACCATGGAGTATCCAGCTACACGATCATCTTCGCCGAAGTAAACTACTTGGGTCTCACCGAAACGTTTCATCTCGATCAAATCACATAGTTCCACAACGTATTGTTTAATTGCATCTGCGTCACGGATAAGAGCTGCATCACAATTTTCTAGATCGATAGAGGTTAGAAGTCCCCAAGCTCCGTCTTTGAAAGGTTCATACACTTTCAATTCAGGGTCAGATTCGATCTTGGACTGGATATAAGTAGGGAAATTTCCGTTAAAACGTTTACGGACAATTTCTGCCTCTTCATTACGAGCCCATGCGAGTTCAGGATTTTTCATCGCAGGATGATAAGTGATCTCTTGGCCAGCTTCGATGTCACGAAGTGCAACCAGAGTGATATCTCCCTGAAAACCGCAGTTTGCATCCGCAGATTGGCGGATATAATGAACAGAATCAATTCCGTCATCATGCAAAGGAGAAACCAAATAGAAATCCTTATGGACTCTATGTGGGGAAGAAAGTCCGGAAAGTCCTGCGAGTTCATTCTTATGAACTGCTTTTCCTCCCCAAACTGCTACAACTTCTCCTGCAGAGATAGTTTCCTTAGTAAAAAGGAAAGCTTCGCCTTTGTCGGTAGTAGCGATTTCGATACTGTTTCTTAGATAAGAAAAACGATTAACAATTTTAAGTTGGTCTTGGATCTTTAGGCTCATTCTCTGATACCTCTCCTCATTAAAGTCTGAAAATAAGTGAAGTCGACCCTTCCTCCCGGAGAGGGGAACTCGTCTTTATCAATTAGGGTGTTTCCGGCTCTGCCGGAGAGAAGATACTTATTTCCCAACTGGTTTGTGAGGTAGGTCTACGCCAAGTTTCAACAAACCGCGCTTCATTTCCACTACGGAGATGCTCTTTGAGCCGAAGCGTTCCTTGAGATATTCCAGAGCTGCCTGATTATCGATTAAGTCTCCGCAAGTGAAGACGTCGATAGCGCAATAACCGTATTCGGGCCAGGTATGTATGGCGAAATGGGATTCGCTCACGACAACCACACCGCTCACACCAAACGGACTAAATCTATGAAAAACAGATTTAACTGTGGTGGCGCCGGAGAGGTCGACTGCCTTCAACATGATATCTTCTACCAATTCGTGATTGTTGATGGTCTCGTAATCACACTCATAAAATTCTGCAATTACGTGCTTTCCCAATGCGTTCATCTACTGCCTGACACCTCCTAACCGGTTTTGGTTTAGTAACCGAGCATGCGTATGACTATGTTTTTTTGTCAACTCTCTACGTAAATTTATATTTATTTTTTCTGTGCAGCTTTTTCTAAGATCGGAAGATCCTATAAAGATATTACATTAGATTTCTCCGGCGAGTTTAGTCTGAGAATCAAACAAGGAGAATCATCATCAAAAATATACGAATTCAAAAATGGGTCCTTTTGAGCTTTTTCGGGGTTTTTTGGGTTATTTTAGGTACGCTTATTTACATCAACAGAGAGAAGTTCGACTTCTTGAAAACTTCTTCTTTTGTTTTTCATTCCAAACAGGAAGCGATCTCTAACGCAGAAAAAAATGAAAAAAAAGGAATCATACTTATCTTAACTCCTAGGTCTTGCGGAGAGTGTGGCGTAAGCGCCACACTACTAGAGGAATTAGATTCATTAGGTTGGAGTATTGTAAGATTGGAAGAAGAAGATCCAGACTACGAAACAGTACTCTCTGATGATAGATTCTCAGAAATACTGCCAGCAATCCAAGAATCCAAGCCAGCATGGGGAGTCTTCAATTTGGGAGAAGAACTTTTACTAGCGAAGCCTGGATTACCCAGCAAATTGGATCTAGAAACGATTTTGTAATGTTAGAAGAAGTTGTGAAGCTTCTTCTAAACGTTCAATCTCCCTTTTTTAGGAATTCGGAGATGGAGTTCTTGTCCTTCTCCAATGAATGTCTATGGATCTCTTCGATAACTGTTTCGATCACAGAGCCCATTAAAAATACTCCAGAGCTTACTTTTACTTCGTAACTTCTCTCTGATTCGAGAGGGCTGATCTCTTTGTAAACGGAGAATCCTTTGATGGTGACGATTGAATCATTTCCTGGAGGTGCAATCGTAAACTCATGGGTGTTTGTAGAGATATCGAAAACGGAATCTTCTAAAAGAGAAGGATCCGAAAGAAGTGTAGCAAGCACCTTTGGCAGGGATTCGGCTAACTTTACCTTTCTTTTTTGGTAAACTTTGTTTCCCTCTTTTCTTTCCTCCAATAATTCCACGTTTTTCAATTCGGGGAATCTATCTAAATATTTGTATCTATCTTCTCTAGCTCTGAGTAAATCTTGGAGGGGAACTGGGAAAGTTTGTACTACTTTATATTGTTTCATCCGGGGATCCTGAGGATTTGTTTAGCCGTTTCCCGGGCAGTCTGTTCGCATTTCCTTGCTCGGGAAACCCTTTTTTCCTTCCGGTCGAAAGGAAAAATCCGAATGACAGGCTAGCCGTAAAAGGGGCTCATGACTAGAGTTCCTACGCTAATTTCAAAGAATGAAAGACAGAACTTGGATAGAACTTTCCAGAACAGCGATCTCAGCAAACCTGAAAAATTTTCGCGCTCTTCTCTCCCCTAAGACCTTACTCACTGCAGTCATTAAATCAAACGCATATGGTCATGGGCTTTTAGAAACTGCCGAGCTCGCTCACAAAGCAGGAGCAGATCTTTTCGGGGTCAATTCATTAGAAGAAGCAAAACTTCTGCGTGGGAAGTACCCTGAGTTTAAGATCTTGATCATGGGAGAAGTTCCAGGACTCGCAGAAAGGACAGCTGAAGTTTCGGATCCGAATTTTTGGATCATTGTATCCCGCACGGAAGAAGTAAGAATTTTAACAAATTGTAAACCTTCTCCCCAGATCCATTTGAAAGTGGATACTGGAATGGCTCGTCTTGGATTTTTCGGAGTCGATTTGGAAAGAACACTTTCTGAGATCAAATCGGAAGGACTAAGACTAGATGGGATCGCTACTCATTTTGCAAGTACAGAAGATGTATTAGAGCAAAAATATTCCAAAGAACAGATGAAGTCTTTTTCGGAAGCGGTCCTTCTCGCAGAAAAATACGGATTCAAAAATTTAGTGAAACATGCATGTGCTTCTGCTTCTACCATGTTGTTTCCGGAAGCTCATTATGATCTAGTTCGAGTAGGAATTTCTCTCTACGGTTTATGGCCGAGTTTGCAGACTAGACTTTCTTTGCATCTAAGTGGCAAAAAAGATTTTAATCTTTCGCCTGTCCTTTCTTGGAAAACTAGAATTGTTCATATCAAAACCGTTCCGGAAGATAGTTTTGTAGGTTATGGTTCTACCTACCAAACAAGCGCAGCTACAAGGATTGCGGTTGTACCTGTTGGTTATTACGAAGGATTGGACCGTAAACTTTCCAATAATGGAGTCATGCTCGTAAAAGGAAAAAGAGCAAAGATCCTGGGAAGAATTTGTATGAATATGACGATGTTGGATATCACACATATTCATGATGCAGAGATCGGAGACGTAGTTACGATCTTAGGCAAAGATAAAGAAGAAGAAATCTCAGCAGATGATCACGCAAACTGGACTTATACAATTAATTATGAAGTTACCACTCGGATCAGTGAGTCGGTCCCTAAAAAAATAGCAGAATAAAAAGAGAAGAGGAACTGGATGGACCCTAATACAGAAAAAGAAACTCCAAAACAAGTTCAGCCTGTATACACTACTAAGACCTATAGTTTTATGATCAGGATCGTATTCAAAGCGAGAGGAATACTATTTGATGGTTTTGAAGAACATTTCCCAGCGAATAATCCTAAAAAAATTTTAGAAGCTCCCTATCCTTCCATCCTAATGGCAAACCATGTTTGGGAAGGTGATGTTCCTGCTCTCGCGGCAGTTTATCCTCATATTCATCCATCTATTAAATTTGCAATCCCAGCTAGAGAAGATATTTTAGGAAAAGATTTTTTAGTGAAGGAATTCAAACCGAAAGGACTTCTGAAACTATTCTTTTTACTTATCGATAAATCAGGAATGATTCCTAAATATTTAGATTATATAGGTTGTGTTCCGATCAAAAGACCATTCAGAGATAATGCGAGAGAACTTTTGAAAAAAGGACTCTTAAGAGATATGGTCGACCAAGAATGGGGTTATCTTTCTGACAGGATCTCTGAGGGAAGAAATCTTTTCCTATTTCCGGAAGGAGTTTTTAACCAAGACGGTTATATGGCTCAAGTTAAGAAAGGGGTCTATTTCCTCAGAACTAAATTCAAAAATTTGAATTTTACTTCCTTCACTTTGACTTATGATTATTTCTCTTCTAAAAAATCTGAGCTCCATATAGGCTATGGAGAACAATTCCCTATTCCTGAAAATGCGGATGCAGATCAAGTTACCGGAATTGTAAAAGAAAAATTAGGAAGCGGATATACTATCACCGCAGGAAATTTAGCTTCCTATATGGTCTTAAAATTTGAAGGAAAGGCTAAAGAAAGTAAGGAAAAATTATTTTCACTTCTTTTATCCTTAGCCGAAAAGATCAAAAGTTCTCATCCTGAAATTTATATTTCTGAAAAATTCAAAACGGATGCGCTAAAACATGCATTCGATTCTTTTTTAGAGAAAGCCAAAAAAGGTGGGTTCCTAAAATTAGAAGGAAACGATATAGTTTTCTTGGAAAAATTGTTTCAGATCCCAAAAGATCTTCATAATTTAAAGAAGAAAAATTTGGTCTTATATCATAGAAACCAACTCACGTACCATCTTCCTAAACTGGATACGCTTTGGTCCACAATCAAAGCCTGAGGAGTAACTTTTGGCATTTTGGAAAAGATTTGTTTCCCGTAAAACTAGGGTAGAGAACTGGATCACAAAACCCGGAGTTCTGGAAAACAGCGTACGTAAAAGTTTACATTTTCTTTTTAGATCAAGCTTAGAGGAAATTTTTCCCGAGGACCTTTCCATCTCTCCTTCTGCTTTAGGACTAGTTCGTCTTCCAGAAGAAAAACTAAAAGTTTTATCGGAAGAATTTCCAATAGAGAAAGCGTTCCCCTACACTTCTGCAGATGAATTTCTTTCTGAAGAATCTATGAATTCTATCGTAGAATTTATTGCAGGA
It encodes the following:
- a CDS encoding S-adenosylmethionine decarboxylase, with the protein product MSLKIQDQLKIVNRFSYLRNSIEIATTDKGEAFLFTKETISAGEVVAVWGGKAVHKNELAGLSGLSSPHRVHKDFYLVSPLHDDGIDSVHYIRQSADANCGFQGDITLVALRDIEAGQEITYHPAMKNPELAWARNEEAEIVRKRFNGNFPTYIQSKIESDPELKVYEPFKDGAWGLLTSIDLENCDAALIRDADAIKQYVVELCDLIEMKRFGETQVVYFGEDDRVAGYSMVQLIETSCISAHFANDTNTSYIDIFSCKGYDPKVAAEFTRKFFKGAAMRLTVTNRF
- the speD gene encoding adenosylmethionine decarboxylase, which encodes MNALGKHVIAEFYECDYETINNHELVEDIMLKAVDLSGATTVKSVFHRFSPFGVSGVVVVSESHFAIHTWPEYGYCAIDVFTCGDLIDNQAALEYLKERFGSKSISVVEMKRGLLKLGVDLPHKPVGK
- a CDS encoding DUF2505 family protein, which gives rise to MKQYKVVQTFPVPLQDLLRAREDRYKYLDRFPELKNVELLEERKEGNKVYQKRKVKLAESLPKVLATLLSDPSLLEDSVFDISTNTHEFTIAPPGNDSIVTIKGFSVYKEISPLESERSYEVKVSSGVFLMGSVIETVIEEIHRHSLEKDKNSISEFLKKGD
- the alr gene encoding alanine racemase: MKDRTWIELSRTAISANLKNFRALLSPKTLLTAVIKSNAYGHGLLETAELAHKAGADLFGVNSLEEAKLLRGKYPEFKILIMGEVPGLAERTAEVSDPNFWIIVSRTEEVRILTNCKPSPQIHLKVDTGMARLGFFGVDLERTLSEIKSEGLRLDGIATHFASTEDVLEQKYSKEQMKSFSEAVLLAEKYGFKNLVKHACASASTMLFPEAHYDLVRVGISLYGLWPSLQTRLSLHLSGKKDFNLSPVLSWKTRIVHIKTVPEDSFVGYGSTYQTSAATRIAVVPVGYYEGLDRKLSNNGVMLVKGKRAKILGRICMNMTMLDITHIHDAEIGDVVTILGKDKEEEISADDHANWTYTINYEVTTRISESVPKKIAE
- a CDS encoding 1-acyl-sn-glycerol-3-phosphate acyltransferase, coding for MDPNTEKETPKQVQPVYTTKTYSFMIRIVFKARGILFDGFEEHFPANNPKKILEAPYPSILMANHVWEGDVPALAAVYPHIHPSIKFAIPAREDILGKDFLVKEFKPKGLLKLFFLLIDKSGMIPKYLDYIGCVPIKRPFRDNARELLKKGLLRDMVDQEWGYLSDRISEGRNLFLFPEGVFNQDGYMAQVKKGVYFLRTKFKNLNFTSFTLTYDYFSSKKSELHIGYGEQFPIPENADADQVTGIVKEKLGSGYTITAGNLASYMVLKFEGKAKESKEKLFSLLLSLAEKIKSSHPEIYISEKFKTDALKHAFDSFLEKAKKGGFLKLEGNDIVFLEKLFQIPKDLHNLKKKNLVLYHRNQLTYHLPKLDTLWSTIKA